The Leptolyngbya sp. 'hensonii' genomic sequence CGAGGTAATCATTACCATTGAAGTAGTAGCTGAACTTCAAGGTCTGACCTGCTTTGGCATTAACTGTTTGCTTGATGGCGCTACCGTCTGTGGTGGTGCCGGAAGCTAATCCCTCCAGAGAGGCCAGATCGACACCCAGGAAAGCAGCCAGATTCCCAGCAGAAGTTCCTTCGGTCACCAGCTTGGCTTGATAATTGCCTTCAACCGGAGAAACGGTAGAAGCAGTAGGAGAACCGCTGGTGTCTATACCAACAACAGAAGTCGTCCCAGAGGTTGTCCAATCGGTAAAGTCACCGGTTTCAAACCCACCATTGAGCAGAGCAGCTTGAGCCGATCCAGCAGCCATCAGTGCAGCAGCCGCAACACTCATTGCAACGAAAGCACGCTTGATTGTGT encodes the following:
- a CDS encoding PEP-CTERM sorting domain-containing protein (PEP-CTERM proteins occur, often in large numbers, in the proteomes of bacteria that also encode an exosortase, a predicted intramembrane cysteine proteinase. The presence of a PEP-CTERM domain at a protein's C-terminus predicts cleavage within the sorting domain, followed by covalent anchoring to some some component of the (usually Gram-negative) cell surface. Many PEP-CTERM proteins exhibit an unusual sequence composition that includes large numbers of potential glycosylation sites. Expression of one such protein has been shown restore the ability of a bacterium to form floc, a type of biofilm.), whose amino-acid sequence is MTIHNTIKRAFVAMSVAAAALMAAGSAQAALLNGGFETGDFTDWTTSGTTSVVGIDTSGSPTASTVSPVEGNYQAKLVTEGTSAGNLAAFLGVDLASLEGLASGTTTDGSAIKQTVNAKAGQTLKFSYYFNGNDYLGFDDYGFFTVGNGANLLSSIALVGDYNDSGYKDVEYTFLADGLYTLGFGVANTNDTQLDSILYIDGVAVVPEPAAVAGLLAIGALGAGAIKRKRRANLA